DNA from Oxyura jamaicensis isolate SHBP4307 breed ruddy duck chromosome 4, BPBGC_Ojam_1.0, whole genome shotgun sequence:
ATAAAAGCTCCTGTGAACTCTGCTGGTCATTGATAAATGTCCATGAACAGACTAAGACTCATGGTGGGATTCATTTTAATGTACCCAAATACTTACATTGGGATTGTCTGTTGAAAGTTATTCTTGCCCGGTAACCCTGTGTTGTTACTGATGGTACAAAAGTTCAGACCAGACAGTTCATTAATTTGTAGTgccttttaaagcaaaagaaacaatgaCAACAGAAATTAGCAGGTAAAGGAATGATAAGTTAGCAAGTTGAGCCATAATTCAATTGATAAAAAGTATGATGGTATCATTATTTATAATGTTGGCcaaacctactttttttttttttttttttttttttttttttttccccaagagcagcacagtgccttttcTGTTACGAGAGAGCTGCATGCAGTCCACACAGCGCAATGCTCGAGTGTCTGTAAGCTGTAACACCACCCGCGGGTTAGAGTGCTTTTGCACAGGAATATCACAGCCCCAACTTCTCAGTGAAACACCACCGTGCCTTAAATTAtcaaaaaacaggagaaaagttGTCAGCTTGACGTGGGTTTGTTTgatgacaaagagaaaaaatatttttgagggATAACTCTGTTCTTCATGCTGTATCATTTTCGTCCCGTTATGTTGCAGTGCATGTAATTAGTtagctttgtttctctctcatctGAGGTCCTTCCTTCTTACAGAAATTAGCTCTTCTAAACAGCTGTGGGTGCTACTTGATGAGAAGCCCTTCTTTCAGGATACCACACCACGTTTGAAGATTGCTGTATTTAACTAGCTTACCTTTTGGCTCATTAATGCATTAAATTTGGAATTTCTTCTATCATTAGTAAAGAGCTTCATTCtaagcaaataattttcatgtCAGTACACAGGAAACTACAGCACTTACCGTCATTCCATATCGAGGGATGCTAAAGTACTTGAGCCAGGAAAGCCAGGACACGATGCTCGTGAGATTTACCAGCAACCCAGAGAAAATCTAgtcaatgaaaacaaagtagaaaaaaaagattacaaaaaacaaacaaacaaacaaaaaacaacttgctGCTAACGTGATATTTTCTAGCTCTCGACTCCTTTTCCTCAGATTAAAACCAAGTTGACAGGCATGTCTAAAGGAAGGAGCTCTTgcagtggggtggggaaggaagcatttctgctgctgagcttgAAGCTGTGGCCCCATGTGGTCCTACTCCCCGGCTGCACACGCTGTGCTTGCAGCAGCCCGCTTCTGGCAGGTTTGGTTGTTGGTTCGGCTGTTCTAGTTCCAAGCTGCCTGGTGGCTGGTGCTGCCACAGACGCAGGGGCAAGTACAGTCGTGGTCTCAGAGAGCAAGCGGTTCTAGTTGTGCCTGCAGAACATCGCTCCGAGCACTTcatgctgctggcagtgctctgcCTGCCGGAGCCGCTGAGAAGACCTCAGGGAAACTCCCCCTGCTTCACACCCAGCCACGGGTTGTTTTGGAAAGCACAAATCCAAACTCAACCCTGCAGTCTTTTTGCAGAATTTGGCTGAACTCTGTGCAGTTTGGATTTCTCTCTAGTGAAGTAAATAATGCTACTCACAATCATAAAAACAAACGTGATAGTTATGACTAGGTTGGCTACAGCGACCACGTTCTGTCCTGTTGCGATGGCTAGAGCCATGGAAGTGGCTGTGTAGGACACCATCGTAAGGGTAAACAGCATTATAAAGAAGGCTTCTGCTGTCGGTTTCAAACCttaaagagcaaaacaagaaagTTTTCAGTATGATCCTGCCAAAAGCGATACCACAAGCTCtacagggctgtgctgcctaCGGAATGTCTTGTCCGGCAGCATAGGCTGTGCAGTTGAGACCCAAGACTGCAGCTGGACTGTGACATCCAAAATGTGCATGCCCTGTCACCAGAGGACAGGATGAATAAGGGATACGCCTCTAACTGTGGTAACATTGGAGAAAGTTTGCACAAGATGTGGTAGAAGTTACAGTGGGTACTCCACATGGAGAAGGAAGGCTTCTCCATGGCTCGACTTGTCTGTGAAAGCAGCAATTTCTGGTGAGCCTCCATAAGTGGCTGTTATGGAGTATTTCACTTTTTACAGTGGAGAGCTCCCTAATAGCCAGGGGTATTTGGTAGCTGTGGATTTGGTAGCAAGGTCTCTCGTGCCCCAGTTTCACAGTCTAATGAGAGATGATTGAGTCTAATGACAGCTGATGCTACCTGCTTTTCTGTTCCGTGGGGAAAAAACTGATCAAAGTGAACTGTGATTATTGTGTAATTTGGTTTGTACTTTCACACTTCTGGGACATCCCTAAAACCTTATGCTAGGAAAATGGTCTGCCTGGGACATGTTTGAGCATGGCATTTGAAGGTGTTGACTGTGACTCTCCTCTTTCTAGGGGCAGTGGAGAAGAAACATACTACACGTTCTGATCAGAATGCTCAAATCTTAAGAAGCGTGTCTGTAAAAGCATGGTATGCTGCAGGCAAGCACAATAACCGGTGCCATGCCAATGTAGTGCTCTGGCATATATAAATCTACATGtatacatgtacatacatacaaGTAAGAGCCTTGGTAACTGGCGGGGGAAAGGAAGGGTAACAGAACCGTGGAAGGCAATACTTGCCTAACATGAAGTATGTTATGCAGGTGAAGATAATGCTTGGTAAAGTCCTCATGGGTATCAAATCAGCCACTAGCTTTGAGATGAAATATGCAGCTGTTCCGTAGTATCCGCTGATATACTCATGTCTGGAACACAGAAATATGTACAGCATGTCACAAAATCTGATCACTAAAGTAAATTTGTTTTAAGTTGGAGACAAATGAAGTCTGGTGTaaactggaaaaaggaaaaaaaaaagttcgtTCACGGATAGGCTGTAATGTTAACATCCAGTAAGCCATTCACTACAGTAATGGTGCTGTTTTCATATGCAAATCAATATGAATATTTGTGCACATGTTTTTTAGTAAAGGTCTGTATTGGCAAAACAGAGAGAGTAATGCTTAAttaactttccttttctcagcagTGCAATCTGTACAGCCTTAAAGAGTCCAGTGAGGCACTATTTAATGTTGTCACAATGCAAGTCACAATCTTAGCAAGTCACAAAATACGGtgttcaccatttttttccctataaatattaatttaaaactctGAGGCATGTGCAATCATAGATATGGTTTGGGGGATTTGCAGACCGTTCACTAACAGGCTAAGAGTACGCACCGAGCACTGGCAGGGAAGTAATTTGAAAACCATACATGAGGCATACTTAAATGTCCAGGAAGATAAGCAAACAGATGACCTCTAACAATAGATCGTGTTCATGTTTTAACAGGTTTTACTTACATAAATATCTTCTTCTCCACAACAAAGAGTTCAATAGCTGAAATACTGCTGAAGCACTGGTTGGTGGTCAGAAAGAACATGGCACCAACTCTACAAACAGCAGAACAGTAGGCAATGTTAAAGACGTGATACAAATGCGGTTTTTCCACTGTGGCATGTGCAGGCCCATGCGTAGTGCCTGGAGTGTGGCAGTGTTTGACCTCCCGCACAGGGTTCCCCAGGAAAACGTGTGGCTGCAAATCTGGGGCCACAGCAAAGCTGACATGGTACACACAGCATTTTGCTACAGGAGGGCAAGGACAGTCTGTTCTTTGATACAGTCAGAAGCTTGAAAATGAACTGaatttcctatttatttatttatttattttagtttaatttcCTGAGAGTTTAGAAATTCTCTGGCTGCAAGGCATGTGTGTGATAAAAGACAAGGAAGCCTTGCTGCCACACTTTTATAAAGGTTTAAAACTAGACGGTGGATATGTCAGTGCTTTGAAGCAGCACCTTGCAgtctgctgctgttgtgcattTTCAGCTGCCTGACAGGCACTGAGATGTCATCCTGCCGAGGAACATTGTTCCCTTCAGCTGGACGGCTCGGCCAGGCTGCAGCACGCCGGGCAGGATGGGTTCCTGCCTCACTGttgggcagggaggcaggagaccACCCTCACCTCCACATCAGTAAAGCAGCACGACCTTACGTACTGAGGAGGAGCGTTTGCTCTAATGAGGCTGATAGGTTTCCTAAAGCTCTCAGTGGTTGCTTTTCCTATCCTGTCCCGTATCCTATCAGAACAAGGAGGGAGCTTTTGGAAATCCAGTGAGTGAACTGACTAACCTGTTCTGGAGGCCGGAGGTGTCGTTTTTAAGTCCAAAGAAAATGGCACCTACAATCAGTCCCAGGAAAACTGTAACAACCAcctaaatgtaaaaaaataaaaataaaagtattgttCTCATTGCTTTCCAAGCCTCAGCAATTATTTTCACACTCCCCAGTGTACAATTGTGCTCTGTTGCACACCTTATTCATGGGATTTGTTCTTAACAGCATTGGTATCAGGCAGTTCTGTCATCTGTAAGCCCCAGCGATGCCTGATCCTTAACGCACTAAATCACTTGGTCTGGGGTACCCTGTCCCCAAGATCTTGCCAACAGGAGCAAGTGTCAGGGATAATTGAGCTCCAAAGCCAAGTGTACGGGAAAGCAAGGATCCTCGCAAGACCCCTTTGGAGGAGATTAATGAGCAAGGCTTAATGAAGCGTGTACTTGTAAAGGAATGTGTGTAAAATCCATCCCTAACGaggtggggaaagaaaagagattgtGAGAAGAAGTCAGGACCATTAACCTTGGGGTATTATGAGATGGGTGAGAGTCTAATTCTTGTCACAAGGTCAAGCTTTTACAAAGCAATTATTAAGGATCTCCATAATATCAgcatacagacacacacacgtACCTGGAGCCTTTTAACCTTGGGGACTCTGGGCACATTTCCATACCACGCTGGCTGCTTTGTTCTCTTGTTATGTAGAATGTAAGATGACAGCAgtccctgcccctgccttgGGCCTGATTTTTCTGTTGCCTCCCCTGCTGTGAATCGCCATGGGAGCGTTGCTGGCGCAGAGCCTGCAGGGTTTGGTTGGTGCACTGGGGGATCCCTGAGGCCTGGCAGCCTTCGTGTTTGAAGGCAACACGCGACTTTGAACCAGACCACACTTCTGGCTTTGGTTCTGCTGCAAAAGCAGTGCTAACAGGGCCAGTTGGTAGAACGTGCTCATGTTCTGTAGCAAGGGCTAGGCTCTGGTTTTCATgacttatttttcagaaggtATCACACTCCTTGTGAACAGACTGGGAAAGCATCTCTACATGCGAGCCAACACTTAGTGAGCTAAGATAATTAATTATGCAAAACAGTCATTGAACTATCCTTGGGTGGAGGTGAGAGGCAAGATTTGAGGCCAAATCCTGCTGTGCCAAGACTGGACAATCAGCCTAGAGTCTGAGGCATGTTCCTGAGACAAGGTGTGCTACTACAGGGAGGTCACCTGTCTCTGGCCAGCATCAGGGAGCAGAACACCTTGCTGGAGAAGACCCTGCCACCCAAGATTTTATGTAGCCCAAAATACATCACTGAACTCATTGTGCTGTTCATATGGGAGCATTCAGGACATCCTTTGGTGAACCAGGTGTCCAGACCTTGCACACACCTTTGTTCAGATGCTACCTTCATTCAAAATACCAAGAGGCAAAATTGTTCCCCATGGCTGGTCTAATACAGGAGCGGGTGAAAGTCAACGTATATTACAAACCAGATAGATACAAATAACGTTACCTGAGCTATGGAAGCTTGAGGGTTTCCTACCAGATTTTTGAACATGCGCCTGGACACCCACTTCAGCTGATGACAGAAGGAATTGGTATATGTAATTTgcctgaaaaatgcttttgttttctttgtatttccagaagaaatattCTCTagtattgcttttgtttcttggtAGTAGGCAGAgttgcagtatttttctgctaACTTCTCAGCCAAGGTTGTGGTGTATTCAATGTGTTGTTCAATGCTCTCTGCtggaaaggtttaaaaaaatagatttatacAAAAAGAGTAGTGTAAGGGATGGGAAGATGCATCAGGAGCTACGGCTAAAGAGAATTTCTGGTTTGGGGATGATTTCAGCCTTACCCCAACTTCAGGGAAGCATTTCCCTGTCCCTATTCCCAGCCTACTTGGAGGTGGGAAACGGGAATTTCAGAACAGATAAGCCGTTccattatgtttaaaataacagGCATAGATACACCAAATGTGTTCCTAACCAGAATAATTGTCCTGGTTTATCATTAGGGCTAGTGCAGGGCTTCAGTTGATCTGCCTTGAAGATGAAACCAGCTACTTCTCTGTGCTGAGCTGTAACAAGATTTCCTTAAATTCCCAGACATTACAGCTTCAGCACAGGCAAATATTCTTTTGCCTTTAACACCTAGTAATTTGATTGTGACACAAAAGCATGCAGGTCAGTTTGTTGAAGAAATGGATAGCaacaattaataaataattaataaataccTCTTTATGAGAGGCAAACTATTGCAGAGACAGGAATATTTTATATAGTAGGGCTGTACATTAATTTGGTATTTATTTCAGGAAgtgttaattattttcagtgtataAACAAACAGTATTTAGGAAGGTCATGGCCTTAAAACAACACAGGTCAGCAGTACATAACAGCCCGAGGCACACGGATAACCACATACATGCACAACACTGTTACTACTCGTCTGACACTGTGAGTGATGTGTCTGTGTTGGGCTGGACACCTGGCTGCAGAGACATGGCAGATATTGCATCCAGCTCTGTGCCTTGTACCTGAGTTGGCTTCGTCGGTCTTGTTCACCACCACTGCCGTGGAGTCCCCGTTGATGATGTCGAGGAAGAAGTCGGCAGGATTGTTGTAAGGCTCGCACTCGTAGCCTGCAGTGACAACGTGACAAGCACTAAGCGGCAGCCTGGTGACGGGCAGGAGGCTGCGTGCAGCCACCACGCCTGTACGAGGGATGAGTGGCGCTGCAAGACATGCCGTCAGTGAAGGCAAGGCAGCACGCCTGCTGAACCCCAGCCCACGCTTTGTCTGATTAGCACATACCCAGCAAGAGCTGATGAGAAGTCAGCCCTATCATCCAAAACACATATAGGTCAAGAGGAACCCCAAGAGAAACGCTCCACCTCTTAAAACCTTGGGCTTGCTAATCCATACCACATCCAGTTCCCATCACGTGCtattgccatttttcttctcaaatgctCGTGCAAGCTGCGGATGTAGGCGCAGCAGTCACCACGCTGCGCTATGCTCACCGATCGATTGGAAGTAGGCGATGGTCTGCTGAGCGGGGCCGTGGTACAGCATCCGCCCCGCGGCCAGCAGCGTCAAGCTGTCAAACAGCCGGAATATGGAGTACCGTGGCTGGTGGATGGAGAAGatgattgtttttccttgctttgccATCCTGAACGAAGAGTGAAGAGGAACAGAGGTGTTAGCTGCAAGAGTCCTTTCAGCATTTAGACAGAGAATTTGCAAGGTCAGTTAAGGCTTGGTcgagagaggggaagggggaaggaaaaaggatgcAGAGGAAATCTGTAGGTGATACCTAAAgtgcctctgtgagaaaagGGAAGGTCCCTCTTGCTGGGGAGGCTGCTAGGGGAGAAGGTCCAGGAAGGCTCTGGTGAAAATTGGAAGGCTCCAGAGAGAGGCATTTAAGTTGTTGAAAtgtaagaaatgcaaaatgacGTAAAATTTGCAAGTTTTTGTCTTCCCAAAGATAGGGCTGAGATGTTGTGATGGGGAAGAATCTAGCTGCGTTCTAACTAATATCTGTAGTCAGACTGTGCGGCAGGCATATTTATCACTGTTCTGGCCAAGGcagatgtgaaaataaacacttgCACCTAAGAACATAGCTGTCAGGGACAGACGGCAGCCCTGGTGTGCACTTGGGACATTGCTTGACACTGGGAGACCAGACTGCCTTTTCTTACTGCCTTTGCAGTTTTGGCTCGCTGGAAAACAGTGATATGTGTGATTTCCCTGTCTGCTTATTCTAAGTATGATCCAAGTGCAAACCAAGTGCAGGCACTGGTTCCAAGGACATCACCTTTTCAGTAGCTGCAGGACGGCGTTAGCAGTGCTGGCATCCAGTCCAGTGGTTGGCTCATCCAAAAAGAGGATGGTGGGATCTGTGATGAGCTCCATCCCGATACTGGTCCTTTTCCGCTCTCCCCCGGACACCCCACGCGTGAATTGGGTGCCAACCTGGTGTGGAACAAGAAATTTGTGTCACATGGCCCGGTAACACATGCTGCAGTGACCAGCATCCTGCTGGCATGGCGGCATTCTGGAAGAGCTGTAAGAAATTTCTTAACATTAGAGTTAGCTGCAATACCCTCACCACCTTTCCCCGTCCACACGGTGTGATAACGCATGCAGTAGCAGCACAGAGCCTGTACTGGTCACCACACAGAGGCGTTGTTAATTCTTACAGGACTGAAATTCTCTGGgctactttacttttttttttttttttttttttttttttttcccatctgccACATGACTAATTAAATCACTTCATATTTCTTCGTGATTTAAGCACTGCATTTAAATGCCATTACCTTGGAGTCCGCCACTTTGCTCAAACCCAGCTCCTTGATGATCTGATTAACTCGTTCATTTTTGTCCTGCTCCTTCACAGAGTTGGGCAAACGGAGTGCTGCTGAGAACTGGAAGTTTTCTCTGATGGTCAGGGTTCCCATCaccacatcatccttcaaaagaGGAAGAGCAGATACTCGGTGTTGTTCACTTGGCAATTTGTATTTCCTCTGATAACTGTATCCAGCTGTGTTTTATGTGGTCCTTGCATGGAGAGGGGTGGTGGCAACTCCCACAACATGTGGCAGGAGCTTCCAAGGTGGAAGGAGGGAAAGGTATGCCCGAAGGGATGTCGTTTTCCTTCACTTCTTGGCATGTGCTACTCCCCAGCCCACCCCGGACAGACCACGGCATTGGTGACACCACCCCTGGGCAAGTGGGGGTGAGAGCTGTGTCCTTGCAGCACTGCCACCATTTCCTGCAGCTgtgggcaggaggggacaggagcaGCCTTGGGGAGATGAACGCTGTCCTACCTGCACTACGTATCCAGAGGTACATTTAAAGTTGGCAG
Protein-coding regions in this window:
- the ABCG2 gene encoding broad substrate specificity ATP-binding cassette transporter ABCG2 isoform X2, with the protein product MAGGQSHLNIQMSESSTNGIPSRKQSSPDLANQGGSTLTFHNISYHVKVKSGFLCCRKTASKEVLRDLNGIMRPGLNAILGPTGSGKSSLLDILAARKDPHGLSGDILINGAPQPANFKCTSGYVVQDDVVMGTLTIRENFQFSAALRLPNSVKEQDKNERVNQIIKELGLSKVADSKVGTQFTRGVSGGERKRTSIGMELITDPTILFLDEPTTGLDASTANAVLQLLKRMAKQGKTIIFSIHQPRYSIFRLFDSLTLLAAGRMLYHGPAQQTIAYFQSIGYECEPYNNPADFFLDIINGDSTAVVVNKTDEANSESIEQHIEYTTTLAEKLAEKYCNSAYYQETKAILENISSGNTKKTKAFFRQITYTNSFCHQLKWVSRRMFKNLVGNPQASIAQVVVTVFLGLIVGAIFFGLKNDTSGLQNRVGAMFFLTTNQCFSSISAIELFVVEKKIFIHEYISGYYGTAAYFISKLVADLIPMRTLPSIIFTCITYFMLGLKPTAEAFFIMLFTLTMVSYTATSMALAIATGQNVVAVANLVITITFVFMIIFSGLLVNLTSIVSWLSWLKYFSIPRYGMTALQINELSGLNFCTISNNTGLPGKNNFQQTIPMWCTGDQYLKNQGIDASTWGLWQNHVALACMTVIFLAISYLKLHFMKKFS
- the ABCG2 gene encoding broad substrate specificity ATP-binding cassette transporter ABCG2 isoform X1, yielding MAGGQSHLNIQMSESSTNGIPSRKQSSPDLANQGGSTLTFHNISYHVKVKSGFLCCRKTASKEVLRDLNGIMRPGLNAILGPTGSGKSSLLDILAARKDPHGLSGDILINGAPQPANFKCTSGYVVQDDVVMGTLTIRENFQFSAALRLPNSVKEQDKNERVNQIIKELGLSKVADSKVGTQFTRGVSGGERKRTSIGMELITDPTILFLDEPTTGLDASTANAVLQLLKRMAKQGKTIIFSIHQPRYSIFRLFDSLTLLAAGRMLYHGPAQQTIAYFQSIGYECEPYNNPADFFLDIINGDSTAVVVNKTDEANSAESIEQHIEYTTTLAEKLAEKYCNSAYYQETKAILENISSGNTKKTKAFFRQITYTNSFCHQLKWVSRRMFKNLVGNPQASIAQVVVTVFLGLIVGAIFFGLKNDTSGLQNRVGAMFFLTTNQCFSSISAIELFVVEKKIFIHEYISGYYGTAAYFISKLVADLIPMRTLPSIIFTCITYFMLGLKPTAEAFFIMLFTLTMVSYTATSMALAIATGQNVVAVANLVITITFVFMIIFSGLLVNLTSIVSWLSWLKYFSIPRYGMTALQINELSGLNFCTISNNTGLPGKNNFQQTIPMWCTGDQYLKNQGIDASTWGLWQNHVALACMTVIFLAISYLKLHFMKKFS